The Sabethes cyaneus chromosome 1, idSabCyanKW18_F2, whole genome shotgun sequence DNA segment AATAGTGCAAGTATCATTAGTGTAATGGTTTTGGTACGGTTGAAAGATTATATCGTGAATCGTTGGTTTATCCTATTCTATGTTATAAATATAATAACTAATAAATGATACGAATATAActttaatttcattttaattttattcgtCTTTCTTTTAAAATATAGGATATTTGATCGGTACCAAGGTAGATAAATTGCAATATTACCGCAGTATCACTCATTGTGGGCCGCTTCGAAAATTGTGGTTACGTACGCACAGGAAACTGGGACGCAATATACGTGGCGCAGAGGAACGATCAAACGTCTCCTGTTTTGAACTGAATGAAGCCACTAGGTACACCGCAATTTTGTGAATCTACTACGGTAGATCCAGCACCAGAAAACTTGAAGTGGTCAGTTCCCACTTTGCAGCATTGTCGTCCGAACGCAGGAGTAAAAGTATAAATGAAACTGCTAAAGGTGCACATGCAAAAGggaaaaaacaaacgaaactcGAAAAACATATTCATGTTATGTTTGTGCAGATAATCAAAGCTGAAAAGAGGATTTCCTTATCTAAAAACTGCGAAAATACTTACCTAGTCACAATGTTCTCGTTCTAGTACGCCATCATCCGCAATGAAACAGCGAAGCAGTGAATGACAATTAAGTAGCGGCTTCGTTTGTTTCTGTGGGTGCACACAAAAACAATTTAACTCAttttcacgtacacagaaaaataatttaaccTAACTATTCACTCAATGGTCAGAATTTAGTTCTTACTATTTATTTTGTACTAACTGTATACAATACCGTACCTCAATAGTTAAACCTGTATGACTTTGAATGGTAGCAAATGATATAAAACTTTGCCATGAATAGTTACTATTGCTCATATAATACATTTATAATACTCACTGTTTcctcaatagttttcgattatgCGGGAGACGCACATATTCCTCTTTCGTTGCGTAGTACAGATTGTCAAACTCTAACCGATGATTAAATATGGACGAAATTTCAGATGCTGCAGGTGTTTTATCCTCAGTTTCGCTTTGAGCACGATCAAAGTTATCGTAGAGATCAGAAAGCTTTTGCAGCCGCTCCTGCAATTCGCTCGGAAGTGGATTTCGGCCAACTACTGCACTCGCGTTTGAATGTTCCGATTTCATACGTTGAAAAAGAATATCACGTCGCGTTTGTGGTGAATCCATGGCTAAAAAATCCGGTAACGAAGGTCCAAATGAACGCGCAACGCAACTGAGATCACGGCCGTGATGGAAAAATCAGGAACAAACGTTTTAGAATAAAGCAGACTGTATATTTATTCGAACGATACAATACGCGTCTTTTCGTAACGACTTTTGCACATGTTATGTTTTGTCTTCTAGAACAATCAAAGCGGAAAAGAAACTGTCAAGAAAGTTGCTTGAAAACAGGGGGTAACCCGTCTGTACTCTGAGGTGTAGGAATGCGCGTGAACATGATGTTTATTCTATCTGCGGTGCAGGATTTTTCgtgagacaaaaagagagggaagcattttttttatcaccacGTACGTCCGTaaggagatttcctgcaagtgtgagcagtgtgttcaaaatctcttttgatgccggtaacggcaatacagtggacccccgttcgtttgaacgattcctcatgcaaactaacggggttactttttaatttgaacaactggtaacccgaaatatgctgaaacctgtgtgaactggtcgccctgctctttgttattgttttggtggattgttttagttggcagttgcaagcgcgaatattgcattttccgatcggatttctatcttaatcgttagcaaATCGagatgtgaaaccgattaaacacgctaggtcagtacaaacaaatcgtgtttatgtgcattatcttcataaacaaatgatgtcatgttgagaatgacgtttgaaccatttttaatttgcacgttgtgcaaaccaacggggttcaaattaaaaagtgttcagattaaaaacggtcaaacgaacgggggtccacggtaaagctcgcttagagcatctaatcagcttttcgTAGTGCTTCAAGTGAATTTTtattcagcattgagaatgccattttaaagctgctatgcattgacaatgctgaattatatctggcagcatgtaatTTGCAGATATAGAGCAggtttcaagcttaattcagtgcatagcggttacctgggtagtaatCATTGCTATTGGAATTGCATTGCCCCTTGGCCTAAGGGTACCGCCATAGTAaacgcgacgcgacttcgctccCATTCGTTTAAATATGCAGTAGAGTGATTATATACAGTCgcgaaaatgtcaaaattggaatgacaattatctgtcagtgtcattccaatgaagcagacgacctatccaacgcgaaTGCAGGAAAGAATAAGAAAatacgcattgcatacatttgggatgacatttcgccactctgtatatagtcactctaatatgcagcactttttcgccggaagcagggctgcgtatttaaacgaatgtgagcgaagctgtgtcgcgtcgctgtcgcgtttactctgtacggtgCCCAAGAAATCGTGCAATTCGCTATaggtaagcacaaatcgatctcttgtactctcatggaactgccatatggaaagtttgtgaagatttggtgcaaagtttcgtctatccttttcactctttaacaaacttgtgcaccgacttcacaaatagaacaaacttgggaaggtggcaacACCGTTTCGTGCACATAGCGAATCATCGAGAAAGTATTTAATCAAATGTCGACCaatatttgaaaagggcggataagccaactagcaaacagaacgagtgagagttattttttaccGGAGCAGCacaggaaaatgaactctcattcgttctgtttgacagttggcttatccgcccttttcaaaagttggtcgacaaatgtaacttttttcaaaggtaatcattgctgttggaaacccctcaATTCGtaaaatattattacaaaagtaatctctgattactacgacCTCATACAcctttactggaaaccccttgcgtcATCCGTCATAGGGAATTCGATTCGAGCAGTTTCTGATTATCTGCAACAGGATTTGGCATCTCTGCCTTGGTTTtggttaattttaatttaatgctGGAAAAGTTTAGGAAAATGGCTGGTATAGTGCAGGATTGCTTTTCAATCGGAAGTACTGTGGCGTGTATAACATGTTATGATCAGAATATAGAAGGTGAAGTTCTAGCGTTTgatcaacaaactaaaatgttGATTTTAAGTATCCttttaaaaataatgtttttgaacCTGTTGGCTATTTCGTCTGTCTTGTGTTAATGTTTGCGAAAAACAATAATTTTCCTTAGTTCACAACAATTCCAAAAGAATGTGATTCAGCAAGCAACACCTCAAAGTTAAATGATGTTTACATCGTTAATTTAGCACTCTGCAGCGACGTCCAGGTTAAACGAGAAGTAAATTCCATACCGGATCCACCTCAATCGCTAAATTTACAACGCGTGAATTACTTATATTCTATTTGAAGAAACATAAGACTAAGTTCCGAATAATTACAGCTAAGTACACGGGTTCGAAATCAAGTGGAGAGGAAGAAACGACAAGTTTCAGCTTTGGCCGCTGGAGTTAGCCAAGAAGGACAGAATCTTTTTTTGGCTATAGCTCGAACTATCAATCAGGTTTACGTTCGATTCAATTAACCGGTGATGAAACTAAATATAGTTTTTCTCAAGGTTTCGTGGTCTGGACCAAACATTGTGGTATTTCAGGATGTTACTATTACCCCCCCATACAAGGTAGATAACGTCAACGGTTCACCTGATTCTCGGCAGTTAACATATGTTAAGAAAATAGTGGGTTTTAAGTTGTTTATTTTACCTTAATTACAACAAGAAATTTCTTTCAGGTTGAAAAACATCTCAACGACCAGGCGTCTGCAAATTCAAGTATGTCTTCGACGGTAGTATCTGCCACTTAATGGTACACCAGTGGATTAGGTACGGTGTAAAATCGAAGATACGAAATACTTGTTTAGATAAAGAGCAACGTTTATGATATATAACTTAGTTCGATacgaaataataaaaaactgatATAATTCAGGTAATTAAAATAATCATTTTCGAGCATCGTTGTAATACTGAAATAACCAATATACTCATGTAGTACGTAGGTAGTAACCTGCCTGTACACTAGAGTCGCTTTTTCTACAAGTTACAGACTCGGGTGTCGAACTTAAAGAAGCCGTGTCTTAAGTGTTACTTTTTCCTGTTACATTATTCTTAAGCTATAGGTACACTGTCTAATATTTTGCTAGCAGGTGATGTGTGATCGTTacacgtcttacggcaaggtttgggatagggcgTCATACCTCACCTCATACGAAAAACCATACCAtaccaaaaaaatgaaaaatattttgagcGTTAATAGCTAAGCAGTTTcccgatagattttcaatatttttgtgtcgatccatcggaaaatcttctacgcatcaaccCCAATAAAGAAACCTGTTGATTTCAAAGTaggcactattgaaaaattaaaaacaatgaAGTAGGGGGAAATCCCCCACTACCGGACACCTAaggattttgacatatataaaatcaacaaTGAGCAATACTTCAGTTTTTATCAACTGGAAGAGTAATTTGGGAGACTCTTTTCCAATAAAtggtttccttgtttttttttttttttcatatttaagataACCGCTTCAGTACAAGTGAggttttctctctctcttaatctcttttttttttacaaaatcttgatttcatTCAAGAATTTGACTGAACCAAGCAAAGCTGTCCGGTATTGGGGGGCGGctcggtgtccggtactgggtgacAAGAATCACTATGTACAATTTATATTAACGTCTGGTTCGATTCTATATGCACTTGGGCATGCCATATTAGGTATATGaaacaaaaacccgaattaatccacctagcggcgtgtcctagcctttctactaccacaataatcattatttaatttctcaggaacatctataattaacttgactatatttttaaatatccgttccgtattcctcaagatccttatttgccagtaaaattcacaacgtattgcgtacaataattatattttctttccttgggtgcgtaaatacttgtaagcgtcatttatctTACTTCATgcacaccttatttagttttataatcggtcggccttaactttcgggcttcagagcccgaacatacgaaacttgttttgaattgacaatatgaaatatgtgttcatagcgattttttgatattttgatattaatttatttccatgtgtggactcattactgcggccagtatagttgatctatcttaatatcgcccgggtgtttgctgtatgacctgcaccgcatttcttttttgctataatcgctattgagtgagcgatatgcttattaaattttatgcgtgcttgtgtgtattggggtttaccctttcttcaaagcttgatctattttacccacttattgtgcatttacttgaccgatggattccgaggggagttcaggtactgtttcaaacgaCCACCCGGCACatcgccatttttctatgactaaaatctaaacgtcaaaagcactgggcgggaaatcagttcatagaaattctatggagcggccattgttgtttggggcccagcatcgaggggcccatcagtatgggggtactgtcaaatcatatgtgagagtgtattggtgacagCGGGCTggtttcaaacgttccaaaggtagaaaaatgactaaattggcaacacagttcgtaatgttttatcgccataactggcaacacaggctcattgcgtttctgtcgcaaccttaatcgtgacttcgtgttaatcatacaaaagcattaaacaaattgttttcgaatacgaacgttattgcttgtttggataatgaaggataaactacgctttattcactatgaaatttcggcaaaccggcgttgaaaatacaaattcatttcatgctgaatttcattccgtttcttctgatagaa contains these protein-coding regions:
- the LOC128745372 gene encoding LSM12 homolog A, with product MLEKFRKMAGIVQDCFSIGSTVACITCYDQNIEGEVLAFDQQTKMLILKCDSASNTSKLNDVYIVNLALCSDVQVKREVNSIPDPPQSLNLQRLSTRVRNQVERKKRQVSALAAGVSQEGQNLFLAIARTINQVSWSGPNIVVFQDVTITPPYKVDNVNGSPDSRQLTYVKKIVEKHLNDQASANSSMSSTVVSAT